The nucleotide sequence TTCtacctactaaaaaaaaaaagaaaaaaagtactttcaaaaGTAAACAGTGTCATTGGTTTGAAGTGGACAGGCAATTTCTAAAGAagtcaaaaaatgaagaacaaCATCAGTGACATACTTCAGAAGCTGCCCAGTCTTCTCTGCAATATTAATACATTTCTTGAGAAAAAGCTTACAGTGTTATTTCTCAAACTGAGCCTCTGCCTCCCTTGGGAATTGTGAAAGGCTGAAAACAGTAGTAAGAAACcatttggttgtttctttttagttacaaaggaaacttaaaaataaaagttttgtgaaacattaaaaaaaaaagttgaaaccAGGCTGACGTatggctggcagcagctcagttcctCTAGAGTATCAGAATAAGTATTTATATCTGCAGCTAACTATTAAATCCATCCCTTATTTCACAACTGTGAAGGAACTCAGCTACTGCCAGCAATTAAATTTAGTTACAATTTTGTtagcttttttggggggaattaaaaaaagataattgaaCTTATCAACTGTAAACTTACACCCACCAGCCAAGAAACACATTGATGAAGATGCACAAACAAACAGGATCACACCGAATTCAGCTGTTCATTGCAATAGGAATAGGTCTAAGTTAAGGAAATGCATTGTTTTTTACTCTGTAAAACAGCAGAATAACTACAGAGGATATTCAGTTCTCCAGCATTTAAAATGCCAGAAAATGCTAGCATCAAGAATCTATAGGTCTGAAATAGTAATACAAGACATGCAGGACTGAATTCAGAGAGAATTACAGAGTGTTCACTGAGAAAGTGAACAAACTCCTTGAACCAGTATCTCGCTCAACAGGACAAAGAGagcttttaattctttttaactCGATATCatacaagttattttaaaagttctagTTTCATTTTGTGTTCAGTATGCCTCTGTTAGAATACTTGAGCTTGAAGCAATGTTTTCATTGCTCTTTGAAAAATAAGTTCTCCACAATGAGTTTTAGATGTCTATTAAATTTCAATATATCTGGTACAGAAATTATGTACCAAGAAGGAGTGCCTTTTGGACTGAAAAGTTATAGATGGAAAAGTAAAATGCCAGTAAAGCTCAATGTTAAGTATAACAGGTGTACTTAGCAATAAAATTAAGATTTGAATATGCTTctataagattttttaaaaaatatttcataatgtttctataaattcagtCTTACTGAAATTGCTATGGAAATTCAGCTAAGAATTTCAATACCATAATGCTTATCTATTTTTAGGAGACTGTAAGTAAAGTGCTCTGAACATAGACAGGCTTAAAATGCATTGTTATACTATTTTTACACTAGAAAAGAATGCAGCATAGGTGTGCAAATGGGAGTCAGGAGTTGCTATACTTTGCATGCCAGATCTAGaaatactatatatattttttttttccacaggcgTCTTCAAAAAACTCTTCCAATGTACAAACCTGCATACGGCTACACAAAAATGATTCAACTGCTCAATATAAACAGTCAACTGCACTCTTGAGTTAGTAGCTGCATTTTTCAATATCACACTAGGCAATTCTGAGTTCAGAGTTTAACAATTATTTCAAAGGTAACTTTCCtccttctagaaagaaaaaaaatgggctATGTCTTTATAGAGAGATCAAAAACTATACTGGTCTTTATCAAATAGGTACCTGAATCTGCAGAACATAAACAAATACCATCTGAATCATGATTATTACCGACCCAGCTAAAATGAAAACTATAAAATAACCTTCTTACCCTAGTTCCCTGCATAACTCTGGATGACAAAGCAGACCACAGTCCTTAGTGCAAGATTTCCAGCAGCACACAAGGAAGCAAGTAGTCAAAGCTTGCAATTCCAGTAAAGTTCTTCTATGTCATAATAAACATGAAGATACTGTTTCCTTTGCAATTATCCATGTAATGAAATATGTAGAAATCTACTTAATGCACTATGACACTTCTGTATTCATAAAAGTTTAAATTATGCAGAGaccctttttaaaatgttttttccagaaaaaaaaatcctagtgaAAAGTTATCTTTATTTAACAGGATAGAGACAGAGAATGTATTAAGGATTTCCTTAACAGgacttttgtttggttttctgcacATTTACAATGCAATATAAATCTAAACACAAAATTACACTCTCTAGTCAAAGCCAAAGATTTGCCctttgaaaattaaaaggaatGCAGATGAATATTTGTAGTTTAATTCATTTGGTGACCTTTAGATCTTGTTCCAGATCTGAAATTAGTTCTTTGATACCTGTTAACATACATGCCACATTACACTACTGTGGCCATATCCATTTACTTAGCTATTTGCCTCGACACAGACAAGCAACTTGCATAGCGAGTCATAGACTCTCTTGTCTGCTACGTTATCTGAACAGTGATTAAATTAAATGAGAGCTATGGAGAGGGGGAAGGGGTCaagctttttcctttcccctttttgaGCTCATAATTGATTTTCTAGTACCTTGAAGTTTATTTAAACCTCTAAGTACTGTTCTAATACTTCAATTTTTTCCTGCCTCTAACATTGTCTTTATAAGTTTTAATACTCTCAAATCCCATTCAACTTCAACATAAATCATTCCATCCAGGACTAATTCCACATGTTAATTCTGTAGACATATACACTACAAAAACCCCAACTATATGTATCTCTAGCtccatatatattatatatatatatgcatgtctattttaattttgcattagtGTATTCCAAGCTTAACCCACTAACACTCCTGAAGAGGCAGGTTCAGGTCTCATAAAACTGGAGCATTATACTGAAGTGCTTCCAAAACAACTCTTTTATCAGATGATCTCATGTACCATGGTGGTTGCCAATATATGGTTTTTTGGACTAGGAAAGTGTAATACAGATAAGGAAAAGGAGGTGATTAACAAAATCATTGAGCAATTTTCATCTTCAATATTGTTTTTTCACAGGGAGACTTTACTCATTTTTGTATTGTAAAAGagggtgaaaaaaggaaaaaaaacacacaagtgACTGTCTAAACATCAAGTCAATGGCAGACTCGAAAAACTTCATTGTTCCTGACTTCCAGCTTCATGCTTAAATACTGAGACACAACTCCAAATAACTTCCTTCCTCTTGGAATTATTCTAGGAGCAAAGGAATCTCTACCTGTAGCCAGGAAGAATATCAGACCTTCCAGGTCAAAACCCAAAATCCAGTATCTTCTTACAGACTCTCAGGGCCAATACTGAGTATTTCTGAGAGCTTGATTTCTTGCCTGTTATTCACAACCGGGGACCTGGGCTAACAGCTGCAATTATTACAGATTACAATACCTaccaagacaaaaagaaagtcaCATATGTTTTCTGAAGAATTGAAACTGCACAAATATGTTttccaagtattaaaaaaaaaatagctactTATATCTTGCATGTAGACTGCTAATAGTATCCCATTTATATGAAGCATGCAACTGCTTTCACTTGAAGAGGTTTGATAGCTTTCATAATTCACATATATTATTCTTTAAGCTTAAAAATTTTAGTTTACTGCAAAAGTAAAAACTAGTTCCTGTTTTACTATCAAATATATTCTTCAAAACTTCAGATGCATATACAAAACTTACAGCTATGGATTCCTACATTAAGTGCTTAGTATAATGTTCAAATAAACAACGTAGAAATTCCTGTTAAACCCTATGACCAAATCACTGTTACCAACTGCAAGAGAACATTTCAGGAAGATGTCCACTAGAACAATTCTGTAAAAAATTTTGTAAGTTTTTCTTCTAATAAATACATATTGCAGTAGACTCAGAAATGAGATTCTTCCCTGCAGTGCTACAGCGTGAGATCTCAACAATTCCCTGTACACAGTCTGATCTAATTGGGAACTCTGCTACCAAAATCCCAGCTTGCTCTTTATCCATTTCATCTCTCCTACACCATCTTATTAAAGTGATTATTCATGAAAACCATGGAAGACAGTGTTTGGATATTTATAATAAGGGCAGAATCTGTTTATAGCTGTTTGTAAACATATTCTTCATAATTTTGCTCAGAAGCACAAAGCTGAAGTGTTTTTGTCAGCACTAGTCCTCCCTGCTTTCCCAGTTCTCCCTCCATCAGCACAAAACAGTGATAGCTCCAACACTGTTACGTTGGCCACAAATTTAAGTTACTTTTTTGTAGCAGACTTTACCTCTCATTTAACATTAAACCCTTAAGGTATGGAATATGGAAACTAAAAGTAAGTTACAGTACCGGTTTCCAACTTTCTGAATTAGACTTTAGACACTGAGGAAACACTGAAGCAGTCTCAGCCTTCATGCTTACAGATATGTCCAAAGACTCAAAAATTGCAAGTCTGGATATTAGATTATCTACTAATAACCCTGACGGTGCTACTATATAGTGAGAGGCTCCCAAAAAGGAAACTAGAAAGAAATGCGTTTGAATAACAAGGGGCAAATTAGAACAAAATCTATTAGTTGCTTGTATTTCTTATTATCAGCTTCCACCTTTCCAAAAATTCTCTTTATATTTcagataaaaacaaaataacactATCAATCATGAAGATAAAAAAGAATTTCCAAATGCTTATTTGTCTCAGCTACTGACAACAGATCTCAGCTGATTCACCTCCAGCCCACACtgaatttttaagtttctttgcAGAGTATATAGGGTGCTTAATTCTCATTAAAAACTACCATatccaaaaaaaataaaaggaactgtAGGGGAAAAAGAATATGTGAAATATCCCATTTTCTGTAGTGCAAAGATCATCCTAAACAGGATGATAATTTATTAGGCCATCTTAACTTGTTTGAATTAGCAAGCTCTCGCTAACTGCAAAACAGTAATTCCCAAATGTTTTAGACAACACTATAACTATGAAACACTATTATAGCATTCCATGttgaatgagagaggaagagaaactttCAGTAGATCTAGTACACCAAAACCTGATAACCAAAAGTGACCAGAATATTAGGAGCCTAATACTCTTTCTAAATACCAGAAGTCATGATGAGTTAAAATCTCTTTCATATTTCAAAGACAtctacaaaataaaatcaaagctaTACAGCACAGGAAACCCCTTCAAGTTGAACGAATAAACCTATTTTGTTGTCTGgtgaaggggagagaggatgTTGGGGAACACAAAGCAGCAAAAGCTCTTTTCTGCCCTGGTTGTAGCACCAGATGAAAAAGCCAGCAACTGCAGAGTATTTgcatgatgattaaaaaaaaagcaaaaggcacaaaaaaaacccccaaaaccaaaacccaacccccCCAACATCTTATGTGCTAAGGCCattaataaaatgtgattttacagttcactttttaaaaattaatgcttcCTGTAGATATTGAAACAAaactaatttaaatgaaatatacTTAACATTAGCACCTTTGCCGAGTAAGAGATTCTCAGTATCACAATCCCTTCACCTTCCCAGAAACTTTCTAGTGCATTTAAATAGCATCAAGGGGCAGagaggaagcatttttttctgggGCTAAATTCAAAGAAGGCTTTTAGCGGACACTGTGTCCTGTGATTAACTTCTCTTACATACATACTTGTCACTTCTTGTAAGAAATCCAGACAGGGTCGGCTACTTCCAGAAATACTTATTGAAACAGCCAGTGGGGTCTGTCCTTCATAGTTCCTTGTGTTAGTGTCTGCTCCGTAATTATACAACATTTGTGCACAAAGCACATCATCTCTAAGAGCAGACAAGTGTAAGGGTGTCTGTCCATCTTCCAAGCGACCCAAGTTTGTATCCGCCCCTCTCTGAAGGAACATTCGGCAGTAAGAGTGATTGCTTTTGATCACAGCGTATCGTAACAGGAAACCATTTTGAATGTCGATGTTGGCATTGTGATCCAGAAGGATTTTCACACAGCTTGACCTCTCTCGGATAATGGCCAGCTGAAGCGGTGTAGTACCTTTATCACTGAGCGGATCAACCTCAGCCTTGAACTCCAACAGGAGTCTGACAAATGAGTCTCTGCCATAGTGGGCTGCTACATGGAGGGGAGTCCAACCATCGTTGCTTTTTGCATTAATAATGTCACTTCTATATTCAGATTCCAACATCAAGCGTGCAATCCTCGCTCGGCCATGCATGGCTGCATAATGCAGAGCAGTGAAGCCTCCAATTAAGTCCTTAACCGTGGGATCAgctgaagttaaaataaaattaaaaaataattagaaggcATTACAGTAATCCAGTGCTGCAAAAAATTAATCAAACAGTTGAATGTTAGTCTTCTCAGGCATAGCAcgacaggattttttttgtacttCAAACCAATTCTTGCTTTCATGAACcagctatttttaagaaaaagttaaattacatttaaagaaaaaagggttACACAAAAAAAGACTTTCTTTCATATACATATGTTTCCATTTGACAAATCGTTTTCCACATCTTCCTAGCACTCTTAGGCTAATTACTCAAATCTCTCTGTCCATCCAGTTTTCCTCCAGCTCTACAATATTACATTTCTTTCTCAATGTTCaacttctttattttcccttgtgTTGCTTCTTGGTCTTAAAAAGAAGCATGTGTAGAAACATCTGCTGTCCCAAATTGCGGATGTTTTGTGGTCTGGCAGCACTGTATTGTTTTTAGGGTGTAATACTGTATTAGGTAAAATGTTTCTCTGTGGTCTGCAGGATTTCCAAAGCATGTAGGATATATGTTATTTTAGATTATCTTGATAAAATCTGTTTTTATAGATGATGAATCTGTTCTGAATTTATAGTTTTACAAAAATTTAAGATTTTACAAGAATGTAAGCATTCACTTTTGGAAGGAGCCAGGAAAAATGCTGGTGCAGAATACAAGTGATTACAcagaacttttttcccccctccaacaCAACACAGAAACTCAGTCTGatttatgaatttaaaaattaaaataatcaaatagaTTTGCTTAATTTAATTTCCTCAAGACACCCAAACTGGTAAAGCAAGTGACTATTCCCACATACCAAATTAATTACTGAAGGAAAGGTGCCTGCCCCTTTACCATTTCTCAGCTAGAAAATAAGCCAGGCTGTGAGGTTTCTCCTTCCGCCATCCATAAATGCTGCCTGTCGGATGCTAAATGGTACAAACTATGGTTTAGAAGTTTAAGGCACTTTCCTAAGTCTCCTAGCTGGTAGAGAGATACTGTCAGCACAAGATCCTAGCCTTAAGTTGACATGTTTTTGATATTCCTGTGTATCTACTGAAACAAGTGCTGGGGGCTGTCCTTCACCGCTGCTTGTGGTGTTGTCTGCTCTGCAGTCATACAACACGGGTGCACAGAGCACATCACCTGTAAGAGCAGACAAGCATAAGGGTGTCTGTCCACCTTCCACAGCCTTGACAGCCCTGTCCTTGCATCCTAGCACACTGAATTCTTTGCATTTTCCTCATCTATACATACTGTGTTCAGAGGGAAAGTAGCAGTGGTTGGGGTGGTTGGGAGGCACAGGACATTGTGACCACGCAGGTTTAGAACAAACTTGGCTGAAGGCTATGAACACCCTACACTCACACACACTGCTCAGGAGGAACACTTGCTCTCCTGTACCACGTAGAGAGGGAAGAGTTTTCTGCTTGGTTGCCATCACACTCAAACAGAAGAGGGGAAGAGTGTGGGAGAGGCCAATCTGCATCTCAAAATTCAGACCTGTTAAGTTAAATTCACAATACGATATAAATTGCAAGCTAGTTTAGTCTGAGCGCACAAAGGTGCCAACACAAAGCAACAGGAATAAGCTTCCGAATATGAACCTACTGCCACCATGTCCAGATAACACACCAAGATAAGACATCATACCAAAATAAAAGGACTGGCAAGTACAGAATACAGCTGCAGAGGTGATCCAGGAActttaaggattttttaaaatgtaaagtgaAGACTgaggggaggaaaacaaacaaacaaaaaaacccccaaaaaaccaacatACAAACCAATGCAGCCTGACTACACAGAGAAATAATATGTGAGAACTGCCTCTGGTGTATAGAATAGGAACCTAGAAATAACAGAAGAAAGATTAAGGAAAGTTTAGACCCTTAGCAGTGACAGCCCTTCTAGTCTTCTGTGAAAAGCAGAAGTTTCAGTGCTCTGTAAAGTTATACTAACCTGAGTTAAAGCACCCACTGGTTGGCAGGAAAATGAAGTCAGTGACTGAATAGATGGTTCCTAACCTGCACTACAATGATGTCCAAAATATAGCAAAGAATCAGTACAACCCACAGAGTCGTTAAAGACAAAGATACTATTTCAAAGTGATGTTTGCTGCTCCCAGGGTCTCTTTCTTCACACTGCTCAGACTAACCTAGATTATCTCCTAATTGGTGATAAATAAAATGAGTAGCATAAGCATGAGAATTAAGATGCAGAGGGATGAGACATTCTGAGAGGCAGAGTTAGGGAGAAAGATGGAATAATGGAAAAAAGACAGAGCAGGCAGGGCCATTTTccacaaataaaaatttaaaaaataaaaaattcatgtTGTGCCTTCTCTCTCCCATGCTGCATAAGGCATTCAAGTCAATCATGTCTACCCCCAGCTGAGATGCAGGATACTGCCACTAGCCTGTTTAGTCTATGTTATTTCCAAATTCAATCAGGTACGTCCCAacttttgtgtgtgcatgtatatacatttttatataagtTGTTGTAATCCAAACCCAACAATTTACGTGCAACATAAGGATGTCCTTTACCTATTGTTGTAAGTACCTTTCCATGACTTCCCTACTCCCAAAATTTTACTGCTTTTGATCACTAAAGTggcccaaaaaaaccccaactaagtCACGTCAGAGGAGTGTCTCaacaagaataggaaaaaagcCTCTCAGTTGGGCAACTGAACAACACAAACAACTAACCTTCCAAAAGTAAACCTGGTAGCAAAACCTCATGATAAAAATATTGTAGTTCCTGTTCAGATTATGGGCTTCTAGTGAGTTAACAGTACCAGTCTCCCCCTTGATGAGGGAAACAATTTTAACAAGACCAAAACGTCTGTTGCTATTCAGTCAATGTTTTGCTGCCATCTCCTGGAAAGCTTTTGAACTCCACAAGGGCTTTCAGCAGAAGTTGGACCCGCATTATGTTGCAGACCATTTCCATCCCTTCAGTCCCTGTGTTAGTAAAAGCAACGCTACAAAGCTGATGTTGCCTTAAGAACCTGGGTTGTTGGGgggctttctggttttttttaaaggcttcgGTATTGGTATCAAGCTGTAAGGTAACTCTCTTCCCCTGGAAGACAAGCAAGGTAGAAATGAATTGGGGATGATTCTCTGCTTACCTTTCAGAATCTGCAGAGGGGTACAAAAATGTAGCCGGTACAAGCGTATTTAACTAGGAAGGGATTAAGCCAGCACTTGCTAGCATTTCTTTATCTTGCCTCCATCCTGATTGTCAAACAATTACTTCTTTTCAACCCTCCCATTAATTTGCGGAGAGCAGAATCTAGAAACGTGAGCAGCTGCATTTGGTCACTTCTAATGTTCTTAAGGCAAAATACAATGGCACAAACCTTGAACTGCTTATCAAGGGTAACAAATTACTACAATCAAACTCACTTGAGATTGTAAATTTTCAACACTGAATGATATACggattattttatttcatgttaaagGTGGACACCTAAGCTAGTCATTTAAACTCTACTGTTAATGAAACTCTTTTCTACTACTGTAATCTATAGGATATATTGATTCCTAAACAAGAGTCAAATATTTTAGAGTTTCAATTTACAGCTCAGTGGGACCGTTTCTCTTCCTTCTTGACTCCTTCATTAGATGACTCTATTGCAGTCTAATTTGGGAAGCCAAAAGAGCAATTCTTCTGGCTTCATAAAGTACTTCTATTGTTTCAAGGTTACTTCTCCCAACTAGGGCTTCATTCTGACTGCAAGGTTTAGAAACATGGCTACATATAGCTTCTGTTTTGAATTTTATAGGACAACATTGATAGAGAAGACCTCCAGGAAAGCACTACTGTGTTCAAACAGAGACACTTTATGAGCTGGTTTAGGGGGATGAGCATTTGGCATTCTCCAGTTGCTCCCAGATTCTGTGTGACCTTACTAAAATTTAGATACCTTGCAGCcaagactaaaaataaatatgcctCTTTGTCTACTTCTTTCTGTTACTCTTCCATTTCTAAGAGCTTTAGTGAATCATTTCTTCACTTTAATATGAGGACAGAAACTGTCCTGCTCAGTATTGAGAAGGTATTGCCAAGGGACAGCTAACAACTGCACACTTTCAAAGTTAACAGTGGTGGTTGAAGATTAGTAAAACGTAGCTCTTGTCCAGCATTAGATTGTCTGTCTCAATatgcaattttgaaaataaataaagtacactaaagggggaaaaaaagtcttgttaTACAAAAATCCAAGGTTACTGAAAACTACACTCCCTATTTGTGTGTTGCTTTCCTGATGAGCTTTGTGACTCTAGATTGTTTCTATAGATGGGAAGAGCTGGCTTCGTAGAATCTTCACTATTAAAATGAGACAAATACACTAAGAAAGTCAAATTCACTATTTTTCATGAGAACTAAGTTTCTGCATGGTTCTGATCAGCTTTGTGCATTTCATCACTTGCTAAAAGATATTTATTATCTGACCTATTACCTCTGCATCTAGCTGGTATTTCTGCTGGCTTCACCCTTTAGACTggactgggtttttttatgcatTTTCCCCATCTATCTGTGTTTCCTTGCTCAGCAGATAATAAAAGGCttcctcctgttccaccacctCCACTCAAATCAGCCAATCTGCATGCACTATGCTGTCCTCTGGCTCTTTTCTTTGCTGGTGAGCAataatggaagagaagaaaaaaagcaaaagcaggagGCGGCCGGGTCATGACTCCCATAACAAGCTACCTTTTATTTCCAGGTCAGTGACCAGATTCCTTCTCAGCCTCTATTAGCCAAACTCCATCTCCATCCCACTACCATGCAAGACTATGTCAGTCTTCTTCCAGCATCTCAGATCTGAGGTACAGCACTCTACCCTCAGCAACAGCCCAGTGTGGTTTTCTCATTCCTGtactatgaaaatatttccaactCTGCTGAGCTTCATCATCCCTCCTGACAGCCACAACTATCACGTTTGCCCCTTCCTTCTCACTAACACCTCAGTTTCCTCTTTCCTCCAGAACTCCATCCATTCCCTCTCACTCTCTTCTTTATTACTTATATAGTCAGTTTAATACTCTGTTTACCATAAGATTCACACCAGAAAACAACTTTCCTTCACCCCAATATCATTTTGATCCACAGAGATTAAGTGCCAACATCAAATAATACACGTTGAGAAAGGTGGAGACTGTGTGAAGAAAAGTAGACACAAACCTCTCACCAATGAGGCAGGCATGATTAACTCAGCTTTTAAGAGTCAGCTCATTCACTGCTTAATAGCTCATTTGTGACATTATTACGTTTTAAATACTCATTATCTTTTATGTCTCTGTTTTGAGGGAAAACAAGGCAAGGCACAAAACAGTGCCAATTTTCTGAAGCGAGGCTCAGCTACAGGAGAGCTGCCATAGATGACTAACCCTCACACTATTTGTTACTCAACTTTCTAGTCCTGGTGATTAAATGCTATACTGCTTCCAGAACAAGGGTGTTTCATTACCGGCAGTTTTCACGAGGCATCAGATTCAGCTGGTACTTCGTATAGGAAAgagtaacaacaaaaataaaaacagaatactGCATCAGCAGCTATTTAATATCAAAACCTACACAATGAAAATACATAGGAATATAtaagggcttttttttccagatcatctTCAAGTTTACAGAGCTAAAGCCCACGTATTTTGAGACATATAGCCTAAAAATTTTGAATTGTCAAACTGAAGGCTTGAGATTATTAATGTGTATTACATTTAAGAAGTagaatttaaagtatttattagTGCAATTTAGTagtttttccctcccttccaATAAGGACACGAAGGTTTGCCAATACTATATGGTTAGAATCTGTAGTAGGTACATAAACAAAGCCCAGTTGTTCAGGCTGTATTTCACTACTGTTCTTAAGGAACGTACCACTAATTGTGCAAATACCACAGCCTATTAATGCCATTCAATTTTAAGGATGAGCCATACATCTGACAAATACTGCGACACACATAAGGGGCCCACGTGGCCTCAGATACGTAAAGCATCAAAAAGATAATTTCAGTTTCCTTGGGACTGAAAACATCTTAGTTCATAATTCACCTGATAAGAACAGTGCTAGAATAGAGGATGCTGGTTTTACAAGCACTAAATCAGAATGTGGAGAGCATCTactgatctttatttttcctttctggtaTCCCATTGAAAGATTAGGACTATCCATTTCTAAAACTTTAGGTGGACTTGAAAGAAGATAGAGCAAAAAGAAATTCTGACTGTACCATTTGAGGGGTAATCATCATTGCCCAAATGAATATATCAGTTAAACCAACAAAATTCAATCAGTTCTTGAAATAAAGCTTCACTACAGATGGATGCAGGAGAGGTGTAAACTCAACCGGATTAGCTAACGCTACAGTCCTTGCACAGAGAGTGCTACTTCCATTAAGTTCAGCAGACTCTGTTAAAGCCCATACGGAAACTTAGTCTTTAATGCGACTTGTTAACTTGCTGAGAATTATGAAACAAACTTCCCTAGGATTTCAATTCAAGGGCCTGCCTTCCTCTAATAATACCCCCtaacagagaagaaaagcctATAGTGAGTGCTGtgaatgcatttaattttataatgAGTCCTTCTGCCTTATTTTCATAATGCTTATTCATTCTTTTAACAATTCCTAGgcaattctgggaaaaaaaaggtattaaaaagcTAATCCATTACCTCATTCACAGAGTATGCATCAGAAGTAAACAGAGATGAAGTACTActtcaaaggaattaaaaaaagaaaaaaatcagaagtaatCTGATATGTAACCAGTGCTGGAAAGCCCTACGACGGAAATTGGGATAGAAAAATGTGAGATGGGtataaagatttttctctctaAGCAGCTCACCTCCATGTTCAAGGAAAACACGGACacatctctctttccctcttgctGCAGAGAAATGAAGCAAGGTCCAGCCATTGGCATCTCGACCATTTGGAGAATATCCTTGCTCCAGCATCTTGCGCACGGTGTGAACATCGCCAGCAGCAACTGCAGCCTGAATCTGCAACTCTTCCTGTAGTTCAGGGTTTCTCCGACAGTGATGGTGTAACATCCTAGCTGAATCTGGCTTTTACAGAAGCGTCATGAGGTCACACTAGTCACCTTGGATCAATACAAAGCATGAATAAATTAGGATTGGGACCAGGAAAGCTATATCTAGAAAAAGAAGTCAGTACTAAAGAAGAGCAATGCTAAGATTTACTCTCTATATGCAGAGCAAAGTCATCTTATACACAGGATAAAACCCAATCTCACTGCTGCTAGCAAAATCATAGTACATGGTTCACATCACTGAACTGCGAAAGGACACTTACACATTATAAAtagtaaacattttcttcagaaatgacaGCATCAAACAACAGTCCACAATTAAAGCACCTCAGCAACAAGCAAAATGAAGTCTCTAGAACCcaatattcatttaaaaaaatcacaacatgGTTACTATCACTAACTCCAGAGATACTGATTAACCAGATGATCTAAACCATTGCAGGAAACAGCATGGCATTGCTAGAGCAACTCAACTAgga is from Strix aluco isolate bStrAlu1 chromosome 12, bStrAlu1.hap1, whole genome shotgun sequence and encodes:
- the ASB7 gene encoding ankyrin repeat and SOCS box protein 7 isoform X3, with translation MLHHHCRRNPELQEELQIQAAVAAGDVHTVRKMLEQGYSPNGRDANGWTLLHFSAARGKERCVRVFLEHGADPTVKDLIGGFTALHYAAMHGRARIARLMLESEYRSDIINAKSNDGWTPLHVAAHYGRDSFVRLLLEFKAEVDPLSDKGTTPLQLAIIRERSSCVKILLDHNANIDIQNGFLLRYAVIKSNHSYCRMFLQRGADTNLGRLEDGQTPLHLSALRDDVLCAQMLYNYGADTNTRNYEGQTPLAVSISISGSSRPCLDFLQEVTNATKNETAQKLARSMPN
- the ASB7 gene encoding ankyrin repeat and SOCS box protein 7 isoform X4, with protein sequence MLHHHCRRNPELQEELQIQAAVAAGDVHTVRKMLEQGYSPNGRDANGWTLLHFSAARGKERCVRVFLEHGADPTVKDLIGGFTALHYAAMHGRARIARLMLESEYRSDIINAKSNDGWTPLHVAAHYGRDSFVRLLLEFKAEVDPLSDKGTTPLQLAIIRERSSCVKILLDHNANIDIQNGFLLRYAVIKSNHSYCRMFLQRGADTNLGRLEDGQTPLHLSALRDDVLCAQMLYNYGADTNTRNYEGQTPLAVSISISGSSRPCLDFLQEVTSIVICNNCSC
- the ASB7 gene encoding ankyrin repeat and SOCS box protein 7 isoform X1 — encoded protein: MLHHHCRRNPELQEELQIQAAVAAGDVHTVRKMLEQGYSPNGRDANGWTLLHFSAARGKERCVRVFLEHGADPTVKDLIGGFTALHYAAMHGRARIARLMLESEYRSDIINAKSNDGWTPLHVAAHYGRDSFVRLLLEFKAEVDPLSDKGTTPLQLAIIRERSSCVKILLDHNANIDIQNGFLLRYAVIKSNHSYCRMFLQRGADTNLGRLEDGQTPLHLSALRDDVLCAQMLYNYGADTNTRNYEGQTPLAVSISISGSSRPCLDFLQEVTRQPRNLQDLCRIKIRQCIGLQNLKLLDELPIAKVMKDYLKHKFDDI
- the ASB7 gene encoding ankyrin repeat and SOCS box protein 7 isoform X2, producing the protein MLHHHCRRNPELQEELQIQAAVAAGDVHTVRKMLEQGYSPNGRDANGWTLLHFSAARGKERCVRVFLEHGADPTVKDLIGGFTALHYAAMHGRARIARLMLESEYRSDIINAKSNDGWTPLHVAAHYGRDSFVRLLLEFKAEVDPLSDKGTTPLQLAIIRERSSCVKILLDHNANIDIQNGFLLRYAVIKSNHSYCRMFLQRGADTNLGRLEDGQTPLHLSALRDDVLCAQMLYNYGADTNTRNYEGQTPLAVSISISGSSRPCLDFLQEVTTDRRFVAELGGGWKKGQAAEPALGLAQVRETPVSSKQGIAR